In Thermus hydrothermalis, the DNA window CATAACATCAGTCTCCTGACCCAGAAGATGGCTGGGTAGCAACTTGGGTTACAGTTACCGTCGTAGCACAAGGTGCCGGGCAGGGGGCCGCTGTAGGAGGCGGACACGCTCGAGGTCCCATAGGAGCGCACCGTGACTTGCGCAGGGCTCACGCTCTGGAGCGTGTAGACCTCCGTCCAGGACACACCGCTCCCGCTACGCATGACCGCCACTTCCGGGGAAGCTGAGGTGCCGTAGACCCCGGCATGGCGCTCACGCTTTGGCTCTGTCCGCCGCCCAGAGAGGCGGAGTACCCACCAGCGGAAACCGTGGCCACCCCATCGGAGGGGAAGCCTCCCGCCAAGAAGGTGAGGGTGCCGGGACCATCGTTGTCACCGTCGCCATCACCGTCGGTAGTACCGCCATTGGGCCCTGGTGGCTACTGCAGCCCACACGTAGGGCAGGAGAAGTGCCCAGCGCAGGGCCTCCTCGGGAACCGGGTGGGTCAGGGGGTCGCTCCGGGGGACTACCGGGTGGCCCTCGAGGTCTGCCCGGACGGGGGCGCATGCGCCCGCACCCACCTCCCCGCGGGGGGAGGCACCTTCCGCCTGGAAGCCAGCCGGACCTACTGGCTCCTGGCCTTCCTGGACCGGGATGGGGACGGGGGCCTAGACCTGGACGAACCCCGCGCCAGCACCACCGCCACCGCGCCCGCCTCGGGCCTGGCGCTCTGGGTGCGGTGAGGGGCCGCTCCTTACTTCCTTTTCTTCCCCCTTTCCTTTTGTTGCTCCACCCACCCTGCCCCGCCAACCCTTAACCCTCATGGAGAGCAGTCTTGCGAGGTAGGGGTGGGGTGAGTTGACTTGTGTAGGACACGGTGTGGAGAGGGGATGCCAGGATAAAGAATGAGGGAGAAAGGATTTAGCAGTTTGGGGCGGGTGGGGGATGGGTGTATTATGGAGGGGAAGATGGCGGAGGAGAGGCTGGCCCTGGAGCCTTGGGACTTCCCAGATGAGCGGAAGCGGCTCGTGGGGGAGGCCCTGGCGCGGTGGGACGAGGGGGTCTTAGGGGACGGGGTGTGGGCCTTCCTGGTACGCACCCGCAAGAAGCCCGACCGGGAGGTGCCCCCCTTGGTGCGGGCCTTTGTCCGGTGGCTCGCCCTCCAGGGGAGGAGGTGGCCCGCCCTGGAGGCCGGGGAGATCCGCGCCTACCTTCTCTGGATCAAGGCGCACGGCTTCCCCGGGGGGACCAAGGGGCCTTTGGCCTGGAACACCGTGGAGCGGGCCCGGGGGGCTTTGGGCCATTTCCTCCGCTTCCTGGAGTGGGCCGGGCATCCCATGCCCCCCCATGTGGAGTATCCCCCGCGTTTCACCCCTTACGCCCTGAGCCGGAGGCCCCTCACGGAGGAAGAGTGGGGGCGCCTCTGGAGCTTGGCGGAGAGCTACACCCCCGCCTACTGGCGTCCCGTCCTCAAGGTCCTCCTGGTCCTGGTGGGGGAGGTGGGCCTCACCGCCAAGGAGGCGGTGGGCCTGTGGCGGGCGGACCTGCAGGGGGAGAGGCTTCTGGTGCGGGGGGAGCGGCTAAGGGAGGTCCCCCTCTCCCCTTGGGTCAAGGAGGTCCTGGAGGACTGGCTCCCCTTGCGGGACTACCTGGCGAGCCACCAGCCCCTCCCCTACCCTCACCTCCTCCTCTCCCCGGGGCCCAGGAAGGGCAAGGGGAAGCCCTTCACCTACGACGACGCCAAGTGGCTCCTCAAGGAGCTCGCCCGCCTGGCGGGAATGGCCGCCAAGGGCGACCGGGCCCGGGGGGATCTCCTCCACCGCCTAAGGTGGCGGGCCATCCGCAGGTACCTCCAGGCGGGGCATCCCAAGGAGAAGGTGGCCTACTGGACCGGGATGCGGAGCCTCCTCCTGCCAGGGTGGGGGGAGGGGTAGGACCTACCCTGCCTGACGCATTTGGGTCAGGTGCATAGCGCCTTGCTGCACCCCGACATTGACCGGGAGGAACGGCTAGGGGCTTTGCCCCTGGCGTGGTCCTGGCACCCCCTTCCTTTCCCCTAGATCCCTAACCACCCCAGAGGGGGCACACTCAGGAACACGACCGGTTGCGCTTCGGGGACAGTACTCCTGCCGTGGCGACAGAGCCTTCCCTATGTATCCGGAAGATATTTGGCCAGCTCTTTGTGTGCTTTTCTTATCTGATTTAGAACCGTTAGCGAGCACTCCACAAGCCGTTTATCCCTAGCGGTAACATCCTGACCGCAGCCGAGCTTTTCCCCGTGGAAGAGGTTATTTCGGACCGTGCGAATGTACCTGAATAAAACCCTGGCAGACCTTTCCCTACTGCGAGCCTCCTCCCACACAAGACGCCCCCCTCTGTCAACCTGACGCTTCGGAGGGTTATTAAAAAGGTAATCAACGGCTTCTTTGATTTTAGGGTCCCCATTTTGGAGAACAGAAGAGCCCACCTCCCTAGCGAATCTATCCCAGTCTACCTTAACGTCACGGTTTCCCCCCAAATAGTAGCCCATCTTCTTCAGCGCGCACTCAAACCGTGCAAATAGTTTGAAGAACTCGCAGGCCAGTTGGTCAAAATCACGCTCATGGGAAGCTCTGCGCACCGGACTGTTGCCCATGGATAGGATTATATAAGAAGAGGGTACGGGCACTCAGGGCCCCGTCCTCCTCCACGAGGCGGGAGAACCCCCTCCGGGTCCACAACGGCTAGGTCTTGGAGGAAGGCTTGGATTGCTCAGTCCGGCACCACCCCTTCCCCACCCCGCACGGGGTGGTATAAGGTGCGCAAGCAGGCGGCGATCGCTTTGGCGAGCTTGCGCTCAAAGGGAACGGGGGCGGCGGGAAGGATGATGCGCACAAGGTTTCTCATCTCGATGCGCACCACCAGGCCCAGGATCTGGTCCAGTCGGGTGGCGGTCCAGGCCAGAATGAGGACCACCTGGGCGGTGGGCATGCCCCCGTGGGTGTCGCGGCAGAAGAGGCCGGTTCCTCCCTTGGCGGCGGTGGCACCAGGAGGCGCACCTGCCCCTGGTCCCAGGCGCTTTTCACGCGCTTAAGCTGGCGTTCCGTTTCGTCGCCGGTGTAGAAGGCGAGGGCTTCCCCCGGTGGCTCCAGAACGCTTGCGCTAGGGCGGTGGGCAAAAGGAGGGCAAGGTGAAGCCCCTTGGGGACCGGGAGCATGTGGCGGTGTCGGGGGTTTAGCGGAATCCTCCCGTCCCAGGAGGAAGCCCAAGGAGGGCCTTGGGGAAGGCTTAGACCGTGTCGTTTAGCTTTTGGGCCAGGTAGGCCTCGAGGGCCCGGACCGTGGCCTTCACCTCCCTTTCCCTGGGGCGGGCCAGGAAGAGGCCTTGGTAGAGCCTCTCAAAGAGGTTGCCCTTTCCCTCGGCCAAGAGGGGGTAGAGGAGGAGGGAAAGGAGGGCGGAAGGCCCTATGGGGAGGAAGAGGGCGAAGAACGCCATGGGCCCGAAGAGGCGGGCGGGGATGAGGCTACCGCAGTAGGGGTGGAAGGGGTCCTTGGCGCGGAGGGCGGCCTCGAGGGCTTCCCCTTGGAGGGGCTTTCCCGCCTCCAAAAGCTCCTGGAGAAGCTGCACGCTCTGGTGCTCCAGGGTGTGCCAGCGGGCCTGGCCCGTCACCCGGTAGACCACCCCCAAGAGGGCGCTGGAGGCGAGGAAGAAAAGGGCCAGTTGCGGGGCCTCCACCCGCCAGGTCTGGAGGGCGCCGAAGAGGAGGATGAGGGCGAGGGGAAGGATGGCGGGGCTGAGGAGGTGCCCCAGGTAGGGCACCGAGCTGAGCCGGGCGTCCAGGGGGGCTAAGGGGTCCCGCTTTTCGGTGAGGCGGAACCCCTTCAGGCGCACCTCGAGGCGCTCCGCTTGGGCCGCTTGGGGCTCGGGGTAGATGGTGAGGAGGAAGCCACCCACATCGGCGAAGCCGGTGATCACGGGGCGCATGGATCTAGCCTAACGATAAACTGCGGGCTTCCGCTTGTCTTTTTGCCCCATAGGACTAAGGAAAGGCCGCCGCAAGCGTTCCCCGTGGCGTAGGACCGGAGGACCCTTTTGACGACACCTCGGACTGGAGTCCGAGGCCACCAGCTAAGGTGCGGCAAGGACCGTCCCCTTCCTGAACGCTCCGTCCAGACCGTGGCCAGGATGTTCCGCACGGCGGGCACATCCCCGTGGAGAAGTGGGACACCTTGGTGAGCCTTAGGCCCTACAAGCCCGCCTATGACCCGAAGCGGGCGGAGGCGGAGCTTAAGGCCATGGCGGGGAGGAAGCTGGACCCGAGGTTGGTCCAGCTCTTTTTGGCGATGCGTTCCACTAGGGAGGGGGTGAAGGAAGGGTGACGAGCAAGGATACGCTAGAGATCCTGCTAAACGCCCCGGAACTCCCGGAGGCGGAAGCGCGGGCCTTGGCCCGGGACCTGGAAGCGGTGGTGGCCCGGTACCTGCCGGGGCACCCGGTGCGGTTGCTCTCGGGGGTGGACGAGCGGGGGCGAAGTAAGCTATGAGCGTGCCTAGGCGTCCTCTCTATCAGCCAGAAAAGTTCCAGGGCCTACCCTGCTCGGCCCGCCTGGTCTGGTTCCATATCTGGGCCTTGGGGGAAGGTGAGTATTCGGCCCGCAAGCTCGCCGAAGATCTGGAGATGAGCCCCAGCATGGCGGCCCACGCCCTCAGACTTTTAGTTCAACGGGAGCTTCTTCAGGTGGTTCGCCCCCCCTCTGGCTCCCGGGGCGGCGTGTACCGGGTGGCCACGAGGCGCTCCAGCTAAACCACCACCCACCTTCTTTCCGGGTCCAGCTCCAGGACTTCCCCCCGCCACCGCACCGCCTCCCGGTCCGCCAACAGGTCCCGGACCCTCGAGGCCGTGGTGTGGAGCCTCTTGCGAACCTCCTCGCCGTCCTCCTCCCAGAGCCTCCGGCCCGCCTCCTGCCAGGGAAGGGGGCCCTCCGCCAGGAGGACCATCAGGTCAAAGGCCCTCCCTGACCCCTCCAAGGGCACCTCCCGCCGCCCCACCAGGAGCCGCTTTTCCCGTAGGAGAAGCTTCACCCCGGGCTTGTGTGGCCCTTTCCGGGCCCTGGGCAGGGTGAGGCCGTTGTCTTCCGCCAGGGCGAAAAGTTTGGGAAAGCCCAGAGCTTCCTCCATGAGGGGGTAAGCCCCTAACCCCCTGGCCTCCTCCAAGAGGGCCAGCGCCCCATCCGCTTTCCCTTCAAGACGGGCCAGCTCCGCCAGGACCGCGAGGGCCCGGGCCCGGGCCGGGGCGTGGGTGTCTAGGGCCTCGAGGCCCTCAAGGTCTGGTACAAGCGCCTCCTCAAGGGCTGAGGCCCTTCACGAACCGCCAGGCCTGGAGGAGCCCCAGAAAGGCCTCCGCCGCCTCCTCCAGGGGAACCTCCACCGGCTTAAGGCCGTCCCCCAGACAAAGGACCATGCCCCCCTCCACCGCCACCCCCTCCGCCTGGAGGGCCAAGGCGTAGGCGCCCACCTGGAGAAGGTGCTCCGGGTACACCCGGGAGGAGGTCTTCAGGTCCACCACCAAAAGCCGCCCCCCGAAGTGGGCCACCAGGTCCACCCGCCCGGCGTAGAGGTGTTCGGGGTGGAAGACCGCCTCCTCCCCCCGCGCCGCCCTTCCCCCATTGCCCTCCCACCACTCCACGAGGGCCTGGGCCATGCTCCGCAGGGGCTCCTCGGAAGGTAGGGAAAAAGGTTTGCCCTTCAAGTAGGCCTCCGCCCAGGCGTGGAAGTCCGAGCCCCGGCCCGCCGCCTTCTGGACCGCCTGGCGGTGGGCCTTGGCCGCCCCATCCAAGATCCGCCCCGCCTCTTCCTCCGTGATGACGAGGCCCGGGACCAGCTCTTCCCGCAGGTACTCCACCACCTGGCGAACCGCCCATTCGTGAAGGTTCTTGTTGAGGATGCCGGTGATTTGGGTAACGGAGGGGACGGGTCGCCAGTTCACCCCGTCCCGGGAAACCTCGTAGCCGCCCCCGTTCCGCTTATAGCGCAGGCGCCAGCCGCTGGGGTGGTCCTTGAACAGCCAGTCTTGATACATGGGCCCTCCTTGGGTTCTGTTATAGCGACGCTCTTATGCCGGCCCAAATTTCGCATATCCGGAAGGCTTGCCACTTACACACTACCCATTGTATAATTTTCCCATGAATAATCTGGAGTATCTCCTAGAGGCTTGGAAGGAAGCTCAAAGGACCATAACAGAGCTTGACAAATTGCTTATGCAGATAAGAAGCTTTGCAGTACTTGTGGCCACAGCGGTCGTGACTGCCGCCGCTACCCTAGGAAGCCGCGAGGACGGATTGAGGCTTATGGGGGGATTATTAATGAGCGCTGCTATTCCGTGGATTGCCATATACCTTTTAGACCGCTATTATTATCACATCTTGTTAGTGGGCGCTGTAAGCTTTGCAGAAGAAATTGAGAAAAAAA includes these proteins:
- a CDS encoding recombinase XerD, whose amino-acid sequence is MAEERLALEPWDFPDERKRLVGEALARWDEGVLGDGVWAFLVRTRKKPDREVPPLVRAFVRWLALQGRRWPALEAGEIRAYLLWIKAHGFPGGTKGPLAWNTVERARGALGHFLRFLEWAGHPMPPHVEYPPRFTPYALSRRPLTEEEWGRLWSLAESYTPAYWRPVLKVLLVLVGEVGLTAKEAVGLWRADLQGERLLVRGERLREVPLSPWVKEVLEDWLPLRDYLASHQPLPYPHLLLSPGPRKGKGKPFTYDDAKWLLKELARLAGMAAKGDRARGDLLHRLRWRAIRRYLQAGHPKEKVAYWTGMRSLLLPGWGEG
- a CDS encoding PD-(D/E)XK nuclease family protein; this translates as MYQDWLFKDHPSGWRLRYKRNGGGYEVSRDGVNWRPVPSVTQITGILNKNLHEWAVRQVVEYLREELVPGLVITEEEAGRILDGAAKAHRQAVQKAAGRGSDFHAWAEAYLKGKPFSLPSEEPLRSMAQALVEWWEGNGGRAARGEEAVFHPEHLYAGRVDLVAHFGGRLLVVDLKTSSRVYPEHLLQVGAYALALQAEGVAVEGGMVLCLGDGLKPVEVPLEEAAEAFLGLLQAWRFVKGLSP
- a CDS encoding transcriptional regulator; the protein is MPRRPLYQPEKFQGLPCSARLVWFHIWALGEGEYSARKLAEDLEMSPSMAAHALRLLVQRELLQVVRPPSGSRGGVYRVATRRSS